A window of the Helianthus annuus cultivar XRQ/B chromosome 4, HanXRQr2.0-SUNRISE, whole genome shotgun sequence genome harbors these coding sequences:
- the LOC110933761 gene encoding transcriptional regulator TAC1-like has product MLNQKDHPSYSTEKARDDQPDERLYECTYCKHGFTNAQALGGHMNVHRKEKAKNRVDSTNNKNSTRLFDSCLITSCMHDHKQERRTQEFMLRSSPMMCDNSLSYGSMITGPSQEEMRLSLSLSLQFGRSHEEENIQGGSEDGELDLELRLGQDR; this is encoded by the coding sequence ATGTTAAATCAAAAAGATCACCCATCATATTCAACCGAAAAGGCTCGTGATGATCAACCTGATGAGCGGTTGTATGAGTGCACATATTGCAAGCATGGGTTCACTAATGCTCAAGCATTGGGTGGACATATGAACGTTCACAGGAAAGAGAAAGCCAAAAATAGGGTTGATTCTACAAACAACAAGAACAGCACTAGGCTATTCGACTCGTGTTTGATCACTAGCTGCATGCATGATCATAAACAAGAGAGGAGAACTCAGGAGTTCATGTTAAGATCAAGCCCTATGATGTGTGACAACAGTTTAAGCTATGGATCAATGATCACGGGTCCATCTCAAGAGGAGATGAGATTGAGCTTAAGCTTAAGCTTACAGTTTGGTCGATCACATGAAGAAGAAAACATTCAAGGGGGAAGTGAAGACGGTGAACTGGATTTGGAGCTTCGTCTAGGGCAAGATCGGTGA